Within Nakaseomyces glabratus chromosome G, complete sequence, the genomic segment TGTCTtaccttcttcttgataACTGTTTCGAAATCGTCCTTATCAACCAAGGATATCAGCTTACTGATTCTGGCAGGTTGTTCACATACACCTCTAAAAAGCATGAAAGGAGTACCCGGTAGCAAGGGCCTATCCATTTTGAATGTAAGCATTCGTAGGTTAAACTTTTGGTAGGCAGCAATATCGAACTCAACGGATGCCGCTATGTCACCACCTTGTATATCTTCTGGGTGTGCATGACGAAGCTTGATTGTAACGAATTCTCCTTTAACTGCAATAGGAACAGGGGCCTGCTCTTTCCCCATAATAATCTTATCCACAGTGACACTTTGTTCAGAAGGATAAATAGTCAGCGTTTCACCAGGTTGGATAGTACCGGACTCCACTTTACCGGAAATAATTGCTTCTTCATTCTTGTTTGATGCTGATGACTCCAAAATAGAGAAAATGAAGGATTGGTCCTTTACCTCTTGATATGTAACCATACCAACATCGGATGCAACATTTTCCAACGTTTGGATTACAGTTGGGCCAGTATACCATGCAGCATCCTCTGGGTAAGGAATCTTGTAGACACCCTCACCAGAAAACCCACTACAAGGCACCCAAAGCAATTGGTTGTCCGTAAACCCGATGTCATACAAAAACTTGACCAACTTTTGTTTGATATCTTCATATCTTTCATGAGACCATTGTACGGTGTCCATTTTGTTCATGGCCACAATGACTCTCTTGATATCCATACTTTTCGCCAGCAAAGCGTGCTCCTTAGTTTGTCCATCAAGGTTGAAACCAGATTCGAAGGCATTTATACCACAGTCAATAGACAAGATAGCCACATCTGCCTGTGAAACACCAGCAATGGCGTTTGGTACAAAATCTCTGTGACCAGGTGCATCAACGATGGTAAAATTGGCATTTGGAGTATCGAAGTCACTAGTACATATAGACACTGTTACACCACgttctctttcttcctTAGTTTGGTCCATAACCCAGGCTAAATGGAAAGAGCCTTTACCAATGTTTTCACTCTCCTTCTTTAACTTTCTGATATATGTCTTATCTACTGCACCAACATCTTGTAATACACGGCCCATCAAAGTAGACTTACCGGCATCAACATGACCTAACACAACAAAACTGACATGTGGTTTACTCTTCTGGATATAACtttcaatatcaattgGTTTTCTTGGTTTAGTTGGTACAGTAACCTTCTTATATACAATTTTTGTATCGTCTTCTTCCTCAGTCTTCCTAGGCTCGTCAAGGTCAAGCCATTCGTCATCTTGTTTCTTATTTTGATTGAGTGATAGCTTTCCTAGGTCTTTGGTGACTTTCTTGGTGGTAGTTGTTGCGGGTGTTACTTCTTTCTTaggcttcttctttttgaatttcCTTTTGAGCTCAGTCAAGGCAGCCTGCAAATCGAACTCATTCTCAAATATAGCTAATTTAACACTCAAGTTGTCCCAGCCTTGATACTCGCTTAGTTCCTTCTTTGCTTGAGGCAGCACCTCGTTCATCAGATCATACTCCTCGTCATTCAAATAGTCATCAAACTCTGCCTCGTCAGCGAAGTCAGGTAGCTCATCGCTCATGTAATCGTCATCATCGTAATCAGCCATGTTGTTAATCAATTGTCTGGTTGGTTCTATTCAACTTTATCATGAATTGGCAATTGTGGGTATTACTCTTATATAATTATACAGTGAATGATGTTAGGACACCCCCATCCACAGAAACCTGATGCCTAAACTATCTTTGATGCTACGATTTTTGCCATCTCGAGTGATAATATCGTGATAACAATAATTTTATGGGTGTATTATGGATTTCCTAAAGTCAACAGACACCCCCTCCAGTCTAATAGGAGTAGCATTTCAGGTTGAAGTTTGGACTAGATTTCTGAAACTAGCTTACATGTATCGAGGTTTTCATGAGAGCTATTTAACCTTTACATTTCCCAACCAAATGATAATCGTTTGGTGATTTGATATTTAATGAAAAGTATGTACaaaattttgttaatttTGGGATATATAATCTTGTTACGTCCTTGATTGGCAATGTTATTTACAAGTATTGTCTTTTTGATATGTTGTCGTGATTGTATTTAGctttgccaaaaaaaatcatatgACTTTGCTTTATGCCCTATACCACAGCTCTTGTCTCTTTTGTCTGTCGCTTCTAGCAATGGCTCTCTTCGCATGCCACTTAGATTTGATAGTTTCCAGCCTGGACTTCATCTCTTCCTTGTGTGATTTAGGTGGCTCGCTAACAATAGATAtgaacagtggtgacacGCCGAACTTTTCAGCTAGTGCTTTCCTGTTGTTCTTAACTGGGTCCTCGAGTCTCAGCCTCTTGATCTCACTAATATCCTCCGGTTGTAAGTGGTACTTCTTGCCCTCTACAGTGCTCTTGCTTACCAACACTGGAGGTGCCAATTTGCTCAGTTGTTTGTCCTTTTCCTGGTACTTCAAGTGTCTTATGTACTCTCTTCTAGGATCATCCTTTGGTATGAATCCAAGTGGTATAGTCTCGATATTAGTAGACCCCATGGGTGAGGATTGTGCTCTGTTAAGGTACAAACCCGGCTCTAGCAATCTCTGTGCCTTCAGATAACCTTTGCTATTCGAACTGGAATTGGTAGAGTTGTAGATAGTAGGACTGCCCCGAAGTTCTTTCATCGGTTTGGTACTGTTGCGAACCACAAACTTATCAACTCCTTTCATCATAGCGGATCCACTATGAAATCctcttttcatcatcatgaTTTGTCCGGTGTCTTGAATTTGTATCCCTTTGTCAACGGTCTTGAAATCAGGCTGCTgttttcaagaacttgTGGCAAGCAAATAACAACACTGGTACTGCTATCTTGTACTGCTGTAAGTGTAGAATTGATAATCCTCCTTCGATGACTCCTCTTATGCTAAGTTCTGTACATTTGGGCTTTAAATGTTTGAATTTCCTTGTCTTTGCAAGTTAAGTCGGGTTttgggaaaaaaaaattgtgatAAAAGTGAGCCCTagcgatgcgatgagctgaaaTGGCGACTGGCAGCAATACAGTAGGACAAAGCTTATAAGAGCCCTGATGGAAGATGTTACCAGTTGGCTAGAAAGTAGAGGTATTACGGAGAAGTTGACTACCAATTTTTACAAGACTTTGAAGCGGTTTGCGGAGCGCAATAAGGGTGACAAGTTTCGCAAATCGTGTGTTTCCCTGGGTAAATTCAAAGGGCAAGATAATCATTTTTTCGATGAATTGAAGCAATTATTATTGGAAGGTGCTGGTAGTACTGATACTCTAGCCAATACTGGATTTGTGGCCAAGGATTCGTCATTGAATGTGATGAAACGGTCGAGAAATGATGAAGCCCCagatgatgaggaagatTTA encodes:
- the MRPL20 gene encoding mitochondrial 54S ribosomal protein mL58 (CAGL0G02277g~Ortholog(s) have structural constituent of ribosome activity and mitochondrial large ribosomal subunit localization), whose protein sequence is MMMKRGFHSGSAMMKGVDKFVVRNSTKPMKELRGSPTIYNSTNSSSNSKGYLKAQRLLEPGLYLNRAQSSPMGSTNIETIPLGFIPKDDPRREYIRHLKYQEKDKQLSKLAPPVLVSKSTVEGKKYHLQPEDISEIKRLRLEDPVKNNRKALAEKFGVSPLFISIVSEPPKSHKEEMKSRLETIKSKWHAKRAIARSDRQKRQELWYRA
- the HBS1 gene encoding ribosome dissociation factor GTPase HBS1 (CAGL0G02255g~Ortholog(s) have GTPase activity, ribosome binding activity and role in nonfunctional rRNA decay, nuclear-transcribed mRNA catabolic process, no-go decay, positive regulation of translation, ribosome disassembly), translated to MADYDDDDYMSDELPDFADEAEFDDYLNDEEYDLMNEVLPQAKKELSEYQGWDNLSVKLAIFENEFDLQAALTELKRKFKKKKPKKEVTPATTTTKKVTKDLGKLSLNQNKKQDDEWLDLDEPRKTEEEDDTKIVYKKVTVPTKPRKPIDIESYIQKSKPHVSFVVLGHVDAGKSTLMGRVLQDVGAVDKTYIRKLKKESENIGKGSFHLAWVMDQTKEERERGVTVSICTSDFDTPNANFTIVDAPGHRDFVPNAIAGVSQADVAILSIDCGINAFESGFNLDGQTKEHALLAKSMDIKRVIVAMNKMDTVQWSHERYEDIKQKLVKFLYDIGFTDNQLLWVPCSGFSGEGVYKIPYPEDAAWYTGPTVIQTLENVASDVGMVTYQEVKDQSFIFSILESSASNKNEEAIISGKVESGTIQPGETLTIYPSEQSVTVDKIIMGKEQAPVPIAVKGEFVTIKLRHAHPEDIQGGDIAASVEFDIAAYQKFNLRMLTFKMDRPLLPGTPFMLFRGVCEQPARISKLISLVDKDDFETVIKKKVRHLSSHQAAIVEIELTEKRRWIPLLTFSQNEHIGRIVCRKDGRTIATGTIMP